The DNA region GCTATGGCAACATCTTCACAGCAGTAACTTCATTTCAtaggtacaaaaataaatgacttttCTCTGGAGCTGGGGTATTACTTGGGTGTCATGGCAAAATCCAAAGCAGGTAGAATCAACGTGGGCTGCTTTAAAGCCACCAGCcttcaaatgatttaaaatacagtatgttgtgtgtTGGAACAGAAACTCCTGCTAAGTTTAAAATTTTACTCTGTCAAATGTGCACTGTATTTAGCACAGGTCACctatactacagtataaatcATCAATTGAGAAATATACAACTGTAAGTTCTTGATGTTCTTttggaaacaaatacaaaaagatttattttttaagaaacagaatCACTGAAAAGCATggtgaaaactaaaaatatttaaatactgtagatttatgATAAAATATATAGTACCTTTAGTCTTTTCTCAATGTtccaaagatatacagtatatatatggaTAATGTacggtatgtacagtatcttgtgcTAATCTTAATAATGATATTTGACAGAGAGTTCCAATGAGTGGTAAAGAGTAATTACAGACCTTTAATGAACATCACTAATTAGGAAAGTTGAATGTAAAACTCAACTGTATCAGCTCTTTCAGTGAATTTCTCTCCATGCACTGAAAGGTTGATACTGCTGTGTAGATTATGCACATATTTCAATAAAGCTTTTACTTTCATATTTCTGTTTGAACAAATTTATGTCATAAAACTGGACACAACAAAGTCAAACAACATGTAatcaaatgcagaaaaaaatatttggttcAAATGTTTTCTGCACAAGCCCAGTGAGGATACCACACAGTTAAAAGAAATCCTTTGCTTGCGCTGTCAGAAAAGACAAACTTATCCAAAATGTCTTCTCTGACCTGCAGTGGTGCAGATAAAAATTCAGAATCCAAATCTCATTTGTCTAACTTTTGTTCAGTCAATTTTGATTGAGGGGCAGTAGGATTCATTTGCAATCATTTGCATCACCATTCTAAAGTTCACACCATAAGTGTCTGTAAGATTTCTTAAAGAGCTGTTTATAGCGACCTAAAATATTGTCATTTGGTTGATATAAGGTTTGATATTGGACAACCAAAAGGGAGTTTCTTTTTCCATCTCCTAGCTTAAGTTACATCTTCCTCACCATTAACAGAATGGGATGTCTGTCACAAAGACTAACTATAAAACCACATTTTTGTCACAAGATGGTTTATAAGAGGCATCAATGTGACTGAAATTTGGGCATGTTTGGTTGTGAACACCCATCCTGCCTCATGTCCCGAGCACAACTGTACACAATCCAGTGGCAATTCAAGCTACCATGTGCAGTCAAAGATAAAACAGAGCCACAATGCCTGAATAAAGGACTAAGCACAAGAAAAGCTGATCACTGCAGGACACACAATATTAAGCAGATGAAAATATGGACCAGCTCTCTTTAATTCCGAAGTAccagtaaaagaaaattcacCTTAGATAATTCAAGATTTCCAGCTTTCGGTTCATAATGCACAATCTAGGAAACATTATAGCGTCACCAAACAATGTTAAGTCTGATAAtggaagagaagaaaggaaatgcagtAGCAGTTTTTCCACAAGATGCACAAAAAATCCTCTTTTTTATCTAACACTAGCTTTAAATACGCTTTTTCTAAactgatttttcaaaattttaagGGTTTGCTTATTGTGAAACCCAAATTGTAAACCATTATTCTTTCATTTGGCACAGTTCACATGTATTAACTGTGGTTTAGCATGTAAAAGAAATGACATTCAAGTTCTTCAAAAAACAGACACTGATTTAAAGAATAAGTCAACAAAGACAAACAACATCAGAATACAGCATGTCTGTTTCCATCTGTTTTACATGGTTTGTGAAAAGGAAGTTTTATGTTTCCTCCTCATATAATTTCAATGTTAACCACATCAATTTACCCTGAAGAATACTTACCAAATACAGTTCTAGCAGGGACTGATTCTCTGTTGAGCCAGAATGACACCTGGGACAGGATCACTGTCATTATACATGGTAAATATGTCTGGATGACAAAGTAACCAATCTTCctctttaaatgaaaatgtgtagTCATAACAACATACTCTcctgtaaataaaaaagaaacatcttcTGTGTGGCAGTAGAAAGTACAATATGTAACAGGAAAATTTCCAAACATTTAATTCAGCTTTAGGTAAATCTTAAGTCTTTTCTGCAGTGGCTGCCTGTCAACATTGTTGTCATGACAACTTTCTCTCCTGTTGAACAAAGAGAAAGAAACACTCTTTATCATTCTGAATATCAATTTCTTTTTTAGCTTTTGAAGGAGAATTTTATCACTTATGAAAGCTCTCTAGAGagtacatcttttttttaaagaaatcattTCTGACCAAGTTTTTTGATTCAAAGACTTGCATTGtcatacaaaacagaaaagaaaatggaaaattagATCATAATGACCATGAGAACTGTACTTGCTAAAATGGAAGTTACTAGAGTAATTTAAGTATTGTACAATTCTTCTTCCATTTATTCATCCATTATCAGATAACTATCCACTGCATAGATCCAATGGAGCATATTCTGGAAGTAGAGGCAGGGCAGGCAGAGACAAAGCACAACTAcatcctggatgagagaccAGTCTATTGAAGGGCATACGCACACAAAAACACATGGGgaccatttaaaaacataaattaaccTAGTGGAAGGTGGAAGGAAACCATAGCATTCTGTGAAAATCcattaaacacagaaaaaactCTAAAAACACCCAAAGCATAGCccagtctggaactgaacccaggttTTAAAACCTGTGAGCCAGCAACTTTAACTGTCCTGACTTACTGTCTCTATTATTAACTGCAAAGTTCTTGTTTTCCTAACATTACTGGCATTTCCAGCATACCCACAAGGGTGTAATCAATAATCATGTTAAAATAGTGAGTTTGTGTTTTAATACGTAAGTCAATTTTTTGGAAAACACACTTGAGTGAAAATGACATTGAATCATGACAACAAAGTTGCATCTTTGTTTCTTtgacatttcattaaaaataatataaaaggaGATATTATATTATGTGTTATGAAAACGATTAATGGACATTACTTAACACACTTATTGTAACAGTCAACTGTTAACTGCCAGATTATATCTGCTGTTACTTTGTGCTTTCAGCAAACATATTTCAGCAAAAACCCATAGAGAGTTCTGAATTTATTTAAGATGAGACCTCTTCAAGCACAGACTACAATCTAAAGTACAGCAGGAATTATCTTTCCCCTAGTGTAGctcagtaaaaataaacttgaaTTTGTGACCTTTTAAACCTTTCTTTCGATGTACCTTAAAATTTTAAGAATTGACTATTTCCAAAAAACTATTAATAAAtacctgtgctggactgaacaATACCTGAGTCAACTGTTTGACCCAGTAAGTCATATTGGTTGAGTCTTGAGCCATCTTCTGCCACGACTACAGACTTCGCTGCACCTCGTGTCCACACATATACCACCTCTGCTCGAGTGTAGGcgtctgtttaaaaatcagggaaacaggattttgaaaatacacttatactgtatatctgcaccACTTTTGCTTGTCTGTCATCATTCAGGACACATTAGGaccctcctacagtatatatagtgtatataccTCACAGACCTCCTTTTTATTAATGGTGATGTTTTGAAGTTTAAATGAGTTAGAAAATATAAACTACAATTTACTCaaaaatttacattttgaacAATTTCAGAAATGTATAAAAGGTCTTATGCAGAGGACAGCAACCACAAGTGCACATAAGGTGCTTTTGAAATATGATTTCATATTTGTTAGAGTGGTCCGGCCTTTGTTAGAGAGTCTCATCTGCACTCCCTTCAGTTCTCTGGCACAGTTGTACTATCATTGATAAAAACAGTCTCCAGTTCCTTCTGAGGATTTACTTTCACCAGAACCTAACACACTGCGACATTACTTTGTGCTGCAGAGGATTAACACGCCTAGAATCAGTGAAGTTTAATGTAGGATAAGTTTTTagcttgtattttatttaagagTACAGCTCATGAAATTGAAATTATATATTATCCGAGATAAACTTACAACTGCCAAACTTCAAAGGACAAGCATGAGCATCCATTGGGAAGTCCTCTAAATGCATTGGGCACTCTGCCCTTACAGTTAGCCTGGGAGCAGAAtaaaagagagagggggagagaagaTAATGTTTATATGCCTCTTAGAACCCTTTGTTACCTTTCATTTAAGCTGCACTATTCAGAGACACAACAACTGTAACACGGAACCACTGTTAGCATAACACAAGCTATGTAACTTCTCCAGCTTTAAGTCAATAGGATGAAGAATGTAATATCAATATATCTTTTATACTGTCCACTCGGTTTATATTTAAGATTCATTTGACATAAATATGTACTCACACTGATATTTAATCTTCTCATAAACATGTTAAAAGATGCATTATGGAGGCCTACTGTGACCTACACATTAGCACTCTCTTTCAAGGTAGCAAAAGCTGATGTTCCCAGTTGTAATTCATGAGGGCCCTAGCCAAATAATGTCTGACATTCTAATTCAATGACAATGGAATCACTTTTATCGTTAAGTTTCTCTTgcacatatttactgtatgcatttttaaacatgCGCTTTCCTAAATTAGTCACATTAAATTTtagtacattttatttacaaaaaatattgtaaattgtAGAGAATACTTTAAATATGGGATGGGTTAATCATAGctgattttaattatattttttcaggACTATTCAGACCTAGATTTAGATAAACTCACTAATCGCACAGTTACACATGTCACTTGATGTACATTCACTCAACAGAAAGCTGCCATCAAGAATTGGTTATGAAATATGAAGCTTTTAAGAAGGATAATCTGATAAAGATTTCTGTATCTTTAAAAACGGACACagataccatatacagtatactgtagaactGCATGCATCTCCTATATTTTTAGTATGGAAATATTTTATCTTACCTCATAGTATATAGAAGTGTACCATCTTCTTTAATGCGTAGTAGTTTATTTGGCATCGTCATGTTGTGTGCCACTGATTTCTTCCCATTGTGGAAGAATGTGTCTGGTGTCCAGATTTTGCTTGCCATCAGATTATTTAGACGGAGGACTGTCATAGGACCCTTGAACTTTAATCGCTCATCCTTCCAGCTTTGTCGAAAAAATACATCAATTGTGTATTCCTGAAAAATTAAAGACATAGAAAACCCTCAAAATTTTACTTGAGAAATCTTTATCACAACACATAACACATAACATTTGAGTCACAGTATTGAGGTGTAAGATTCATCTGTTAATTTATGCAACACTGAGTCAAACCATCTGCCCATGTCCGTGACATCTGTCTCTGTGCACTTAAACCAGGCAAActgttacacatacagtatacagtacgtatATAATCCTGAAACACTACCTGAAGCTTCTACATACAATTCTGCTACACATCTTGTATTCTGTATAAATCAGCTTGCTTAACCATCTGTTTTGTATCTTTATGCTTGTGCTGTGTCTCATGCCATCCAAATCTGTCCCTTCAACTACACACACATTTCCTGACATTTTTGCGAAAGAGTCCCATCATTGTAACCGTTAAACTATTTTAATGTGTAGTGGGCAATAGCACATATTAAGCTGTAACACCATCATGCTTCTTCGCCTTAGATTGCCAGttttacacagtacagtttgcaaatCAATACAATAAAAGTAAGGAAGAGAAAACTGACTTTTGTAAAGCTTAATATACTTAATTATGAAAAAAGTGTTGTATTTGGACTTTACTACCAAGTTCTGAAACATATTTATCTTGAATTCCTCAATGCTGTTAGTccacatttgtaatatttggcCCAAAAACATTTGCAGGACACATCATGCTAAACTAATCTGACTGTAATTGCTGaaagatttttaatttcttacactGCCTGATTGAGCCATGCATATAAATTACAATATGGTTTTTCTTCATTGAACTAATTAGGTGACCCAGTAACAAAGCTGAAAGGCAAAGAGAATTTTCCTGCATGTAAGAGTTTTACCTTCTGGTGACAAATTGATCACGAGGATGGGGCTAggcccatactgtatgttgtgtacCACAATTACTTCAGATGAAATAATTGACAATTGGCTATTACAGATCAGGAGCTTCACTGAGTCtttctttgtaaaataaatcaaatgcaTAGGCTATCTACTGTACCTGGCTGTTTCAACTGCCATATGAGCTTTCAACCCATGTGTTAACTGAATTAAAGGCCAGTGAATCTTTAAATAGGACACAGAGAATAATGCCTTCTGTTATCATGCCATGCAATAGTAATTCATTACTTGCTTTTGTACAATGCTGTTCACCCAAAAGTGCCCTACATATTGAAGAGAATCCATTTTTCCTACTCTACCAATGATGTACAGCACCTACCTGAACAACATGTAGCATAAATTAAATAACAACACCATCACTACACACCACAGCAGATCAAGGAGAGAAGTGAGAAAGTGCTTCACCAATCTAATTAATGAGGTAAATAAGGCAGGCCAGACTGTGTAAGCacaaagtggaatttagccagaaaGCTAGGGTGtcatgagatttttaatgaccaactAGTCAGGACCTAAATCTAATATTTCCAAGCATAGTACCTTTGACAACACAGTGTTGACCATCATCAGACTGGGGCTTTGCTCTCGACTTTGTAGTCCAGaagtttaaatttaatgttGGTTCACCAACTTTACAACATTTACAGCAGCGACCTGGATTTCTTTAGAGGTCTTAGATTCCTGTACTGACAACCGTGCTTatcttctgagatctgatgtgATCAGGCTACAAGGTAGTTATGCTGTTGTTGCACGAGTGTTACTGTACCATTCAATTTAATAGTATTTAATAGAGAAGACATTCACTGACAAGAATAAACCTAGTCTTCAAATATGAATTTAATCATCAAAACAGAGCTGAATTTGGATAAAATAATAGTGCAGTGCAAGGAACAACTAATTTGACATTAAAATTGTGTAGACATACTTTCTCAAAGTGCTTAAAGGTTTGCAGTTTTCTAGAATCAGGGACTTATGATCATAATAGAAAATAGAACCCAGCAAGGCATGTAGGCAGAgatctaaaaagaaaatgagctTCTCAGAAGGTTATGTTGACCAAAATATGGGTAAAGgtcttcacaaaacaaaattgaattacaaacattttgtcTTGCATTAATCATCAAGCATCATAATTCTGGTTCTCTTGGATTCCATTAATCCCAAATAACCTAAACAAATAAACTGCCACTGAAATTAGCAACACATTTTAGCACAGAAAGAACTATTCAATAATGTGTTAATAGTACTTGTTAACAATGCCTTATACTCATTTCAATTTCTATTGagctaaaagtaaaacaaaatcaaaattaacttattttaaagattttaaataaagccCTAAAATGTATGATTCATCATGATTctatatttggaaaaaaataaattatgaaaatcaAGGCTATATCACGTTTTTCTAACCTTCTTTGGCTCTTAAATGGCCTTGGTTCCAAATAACTATTATTATTTGATTGACAAATCAGAATAATGTATTTCACCATTTCCAGAAAATGAATACTCATTTCAAAGACTCTCTAAGCATGTCAGTAAATCTTGCATTAAGAAGGAGAAAATATGTATAAAaagtaatgaaatgtaaaagaaatgaaTATACGCATACCATGTCATGGTCCGAGACAGGTCCAAAACTCGTCACAAAAATGTCAGTCTTGACTTCAGTTACACGCTCTGTTGAAGCAGTAAATTAGGACTCTATCAACATTCTTCATTAGGAATAACCACCATTCATTCCATAATAGAATTTCTGTGGTGTGATCGAAttattctgaattttttttcctaatcaatcttcattttgtcagtatctgtattattcattttttacatcaaacattttctaaatacaATTCACAATGAATATGAAACATCATAGAGAAAATCACCTTTTCATCATACATCTATAGCATTTTATACTGTTGCTATGGAACacatgataatgataatgttaataaatttattttcatatacagtatactgtatattagactATAATAATATCTATTATGATTGAAGATCAATAGAAGCAAATGTGGTTtagttttttaatgaaatggaTGTATTTGGTTAACTATTTGATGGCATCTTGTTACAtatgaaatattacattttggcAAGATAAAGAATGTACATATGGCTCCTTGGATCCTCACCGAGTCAAATCAAAGAGCTTAAGCAGGGTCTGGTAATAAATGATTAAACCAGAGTACATTATATAGAGTACTCTACCTAAATATCCTGTACAGGTTGCTTAATTAAGTTTTTTCCTTGTTAAAGTATTCCCCTTGTAATTAATACAACagttaatacaaattaaaatagtgCTTTGATGCCAAGGTGTCTCTTGTTGAATTCCCTTGCCCTTCAATTATGTATACTTCCCTTGTTGTAAATTCAATAAAGCTCCAGTAGCAGTGTTTACAATCCAAATTCCTTCTACATGCCATAAAGCTGTGCCAAGAAATGATCGATATGAAACATCTGGTGTAAAACTGGAACAGGAGTATTGCGTTTATATATGAAACTTcctattgttaaaataaaacacatacacACTTTTTACTGCTCCAGGTAAccattggatgtttttttttaatttctcgaTTCTTCAATTTTATATCTTGCTGGTCCTCAACCTACTGTACCATTATAATGGtaaatgtctgttttaaaaatacatttttgtatgtaAAAACACTTCTGTTGGCTAAAGCTTTCCATGAAGCAGCACTCCTGTAAAATGGTTGCTCTGTGATGGGAGCAAGTTCAATGGCAAAATAATGTCTTCAGTCACTGATTCTAGATACCATATCACTATTTAAAGACTTCTTCAGGCAATTATTTCTAAAAGCAAGAAATAATTCCTGTATAACTTAATAATATCTTGCTAGCTATTACACTgggaaaacaataataaatgtttattacCTTTTTgtgaggtcattaaaaatgtgcaTGTTTTCTTATTGATTAATCATATTTAatctaatgtacagtaaatggtaaCACTACAAACTGCATTTCTCGTAGAGTATATCTTTAAAGGTATGGGTTGCTGTTACTAAAAGAAGAACGAATCTTTGGGCATACAGTATTAGATCGAACATTCTATTTTTTATCTAATAATATATTAAAGTGCATCTATAATAAAGTATTAGTTGATGTTTTCTCGTCATCTATGCTGTCAAGGTTTTCATCAATCAAGGCACCCCTCATGGAAAAAACCTGctctgcaaaaataaacatctacCTGATTAGCGATGGGGTTCACATTGCAAAATGAGCCATCATGGTGTTGATCTATATGAAGGTCTATCAAATATTTGGTCAGAATGTGAACTGAGTATACCTCCCAGCCCTGGTCTCAGACGATTGTCATATCCATCCAATAGACTATCCAGGATCCTGGTAAACACAGTGGTGTTGTCCTTCTGATCATCTGATGAGCTCTGTCCATAACTAACGGAGTAATGGGACAGCAGGGTTGTTAGAAAATATTAGTTATAGTAGAAGAAGAAAACAACTGGGGGAGAGATCATGTTAATCATTTAATATTAAGCATGCTTTAAAGGAAAGGAATTATGTGCATTTAATACAAATGTTAATGTGCTTCACACTCATGTAGTACTGCTTTATAATCCTGAAGGGAAAATCTGAAAGGCTTTTTGAATATTAACACTCTGTGcaatccaaaagaaaaaaacaacaacttgacAATCTACTGTAGTTTTTAACGTAAAATAAAGCATTGTAACTATAAGGTCCTGATGCACTGCTCAATGCAAAATACATATGCATCCTGAAATCTCTTAACTTTAATTATATTACATAATACTACTTAAGTAAATATTTGCTCTAAATAATCTTCTCAATCAGAAATACTGTCAGTAGGCATCCTATCATAAGGATAAGCAGGTCTACAATTTATCCCCAGAGAAAAGGCAGCTTTTTCTATATTAACATAAAATATTGTCAGtcatttctcttttcagtaACAGCTTTGATGATGTATTAAATACTACATCAAGTTTACTACTCCAAGAAACAACAGTATTATGTATTGCAATATACATATGCTGTGGATGAAGGAAATATGAAAAAACATAATAACCTCATGTGAAACTGGCTATTTTAGTACCAAACCAAGACCTGCAAAATGTAGGGAGCAGCAATAATGTGATaactttaataatttaaataataaaaagagtaTAGTACAGaataacagtatactgtaactgttctTTGTGTACACATACACCTCAGAGCATGTACACAAAGATGTGACTCAACGCACTTTATTAAGAGAAACTAATACGAATTGCCACAAACAGATAAGATTGCACCAAAAAAAGTGTTACTTTCAAATGTTAAAGGGGTTAATATCTTGAAAactatttgttattttaggaaaaaataatCTCAATCTCAACCCCAGCTAAAAACAGCTTCCAAActttcaaaagaaataattaaaacatttataaattttCTCATTATTTATAACTGATAAACAGCAAAAAAGCACAATAAATGAATATGTCATACAGTAACTATACAGATGATAAAAACATCAATGTGTTATGTTAACTGATATATTCAAAgtcaaagaaaagtaaaaaaatatcagaCAAGGAGGATCTGTGCATAACCTC from Lepisosteus oculatus isolate fLepOcu1 chromosome 11, fLepOcu1.hap2, whole genome shotgun sequence includes:
- the gabra1 gene encoding gamma-aminobutyric acid receptor subunit alpha-1 isoform X1, coding for MPRSVSSNRSAEFNFQLTEPAMGQTGILIKCTWALLLIVHVLWGKSYGQSSSDDQKDNTTVFTRILDSLLDGYDNRLRPGLGERVTEVKTDIFVTSFGPVSDHDMEYTIDVFFRQSWKDERLKFKGPMTVLRLNNLMASKIWTPDTFFHNGKKSVAHNMTMPNKLLRIKEDGTLLYTMRLTVRAECPMHLEDFPMDAHACPLKFGSYAYTRAEVVYVWTRGAAKSVVVAEDGSRLNQYDLLGQTVDSGIVQSSTGEYVVMTTHFHLKRKIGYFVIQTYLPCIMTVILSQVSFWLNRESVPARTVFGVTTVLTMTTLSISARNSLPKVAYATAMDWFIAVCYAFVFSALIEFATVNYFTKRSYAWDGKSVVPEKQKKKKESLIKKNNTYTATATNYAPNIARDPGLATIAKSAAPPTEAKEDPKPKPPEAKKTFNSVSKIDRMSRIAFPLLFGTFNLVYWATYLNREPQIKGLFQPH
- the gabra1 gene encoding gamma-aminobutyric acid receptor subunit alpha-1 isoform X2, with the protein product MGQTGILIKCTWALLLIVHVLWGKSYGQSSSDDQKDNTTVFTRILDSLLDGYDNRLRPGLGERVTEVKTDIFVTSFGPVSDHDMEYTIDVFFRQSWKDERLKFKGPMTVLRLNNLMASKIWTPDTFFHNGKKSVAHNMTMPNKLLRIKEDGTLLYTMRLTVRAECPMHLEDFPMDAHACPLKFGSYAYTRAEVVYVWTRGAAKSVVVAEDGSRLNQYDLLGQTVDSGIVQSSTGEYVVMTTHFHLKRKIGYFVIQTYLPCIMTVILSQVSFWLNRESVPARTVFGVTTVLTMTTLSISARNSLPKVAYATAMDWFIAVCYAFVFSALIEFATVNYFTKRSYAWDGKSVVPEKQKKKKESLIKKNNTYTATATNYAPNIARDPGLATIAKSAAPPTEAKEDPKPKPPEAKKTFNSVSKIDRMSRIAFPLLFGTFNLVYWATYLNREPQIKGLFQPH